One Scylla paramamosain isolate STU-SP2022 chromosome 7, ASM3559412v1, whole genome shotgun sequence DNA window includes the following coding sequences:
- the LOC135102257 gene encoding sialate:O-sulfotransferase 1-like isoform X3 yields the protein MEEAGAFLRSVLHGSVKRQLSSGHLYVDRSDKRVWKMWANDSRDSPCFNYNTRFGVGVPQVWLLSFPCSGNTWLRYLLEAASGIFTGSIYYDELLVKKGFLAEGDNGGKTLVQKTHQSPILSIQYSNPVGNSETNMTRPTVLLIRNPANAIISFFKFQQTKSHVDQIPEKMFNTTKFHTFVKTSLVDWMNLAVKTLMRIEAPLHVIHYEHLVQNPMQELTKVLAFLGVARDEGRMACIASHLEGSFKRKGSKNLDPYTTMEKISIVEATKAVNRTLQLTGYSPLPPYN from the exons atgg AAGAGGCTGGTGCGTTCCTGAGAAGTGTCCTGCACGGCTCCGTTAAGAGACAgctaa gcTCTGGTCACCTATACGTGGACCGGAGCGACAAGCGAGTGTGGAAAATGTGGGCAAATGATTCGCGAGATAGTCCCTGCTTCAACTACAACACCAG GTTCGGAGTGGGGGTACCGCAGGTGTGGTTACTGTCCTTCCCTTGCTCCGGCAATACCTGGCTGCGCTACCTGCTAGAGGCCGCCTCAGGCATCTTCACGGGCTCCATCTATTACGACGAGCTCCTCGTCAAGAAAG GTTTCCTTGCTGAGGGAGACAACGGAGGGAAGACACTCGTGCAGAAGACGCACCAATCTCCCATACTAAGTATTCAATACTCCAATCCCGTCGGAAATTCTGAAACCAACATGACCCGCCCCACCGTGCTGCTCATCAGAAACCCTGCCAA CGCCATCATCTCCTTCTTCAAGTTCCAGCAGACTAAGAGTCACGTGGACCAAATTCCAGAAAAGATGTTCAATACAACCA AATTCCATACATTTGTGAAGACTTCTCTGGTGGACTGGATGAATTTGGCCGTCAAAACACTAATGCGGATCGAGGCGCCGCTGCACGTGATTCACTACGAGCATTTGGTGCAGAATCCAATGCAGGAACTGACCAAAGTCCTCGCCTTCCTCGG GGTGGCCAGGGATGAGGGCAGGATGGCCTGTATCGCGTCGCATTTAGAGGGAAGCTTCAAAAGGAAAGGCAGTAAGAATCTCGATCCTTACACCACCATGGAGAAGATCAGCATTGTGGAGGCGACCAAGGCGGTCAACAGAACCCTCCAGCTGACGGGTTACTCGCCTCTTCCGCCCTACAACTGA
- the LOC135102257 gene encoding sialate:O-sulfotransferase 1-like isoform X2 codes for MTFGLKNLMTLTVYGLLLLLFFLIIHHWHSYTAPDVAIVSHNQSGESDTVQASPLKTTAEKQMEEAGAFLRSVLHGSVKRQLSSGHLYVDRSDKRVWKMWANDSRDSPCFNYNTRFGVGVPQVWLLSFPCSGNTWLRYLLEAASGIFTGSIYYDELLVKKGFLAEGDNGGKTLVQKTHQSPILSIQYSNPVGNSETNMTRPTVLLIRNPANAIISFFKFQQTKSHVDQIPEKMFNTTKFHTFVKTSLVDWMNLAVKTLMRIEAPLHVIHYEHLVQNPMQELTKVLAFLGVARDEGRMACIASHLEGSFKRKGSKNLDPYTTMEKISIVEATKAVNRTLQLTGYSPLPPYN; via the exons CTACACTGCGCCAGACGTTGCCATCGTATCACATAATCAGTCAG GTGAGAGTGATACGGTCCAAGCAAGCCCTCTGAAAACCACTGCTGAGAAACAAatgg AAGAGGCTGGTGCGTTCCTGAGAAGTGTCCTGCACGGCTCCGTTAAGAGACAgctaa gcTCTGGTCACCTATACGTGGACCGGAGCGACAAGCGAGTGTGGAAAATGTGGGCAAATGATTCGCGAGATAGTCCCTGCTTCAACTACAACACCAG GTTCGGAGTGGGGGTACCGCAGGTGTGGTTACTGTCCTTCCCTTGCTCCGGCAATACCTGGCTGCGCTACCTGCTAGAGGCCGCCTCAGGCATCTTCACGGGCTCCATCTATTACGACGAGCTCCTCGTCAAGAAAG GTTTCCTTGCTGAGGGAGACAACGGAGGGAAGACACTCGTGCAGAAGACGCACCAATCTCCCATACTAAGTATTCAATACTCCAATCCCGTCGGAAATTCTGAAACCAACATGACCCGCCCCACCGTGCTGCTCATCAGAAACCCTGCCAA CGCCATCATCTCCTTCTTCAAGTTCCAGCAGACTAAGAGTCACGTGGACCAAATTCCAGAAAAGATGTTCAATACAACCA AATTCCATACATTTGTGAAGACTTCTCTGGTGGACTGGATGAATTTGGCCGTCAAAACACTAATGCGGATCGAGGCGCCGCTGCACGTGATTCACTACGAGCATTTGGTGCAGAATCCAATGCAGGAACTGACCAAAGTCCTCGCCTTCCTCGG GGTGGCCAGGGATGAGGGCAGGATGGCCTGTATCGCGTCGCATTTAGAGGGAAGCTTCAAAAGGAAAGGCAGTAAGAATCTCGATCCTTACACCACCATGGAGAAGATCAGCATTGTGGAGGCGACCAAGGCGGTCAACAGAACCCTCCAGCTGACGGGTTACTCGCCTCTTCCGCCCTACAACTGA